The following are encoded in a window of Peromyscus leucopus breed LL Stock chromosome X, UCI_PerLeu_2.1, whole genome shotgun sequence genomic DNA:
- the LOC114686660 gene encoding odorant-binding protein-like, with the protein MVKFLLLALAFGLAHAHDKVDGEWVTVAIAANNVDKIELERPLRLYIRELTCNEECSEMGVKFYVNSNGQCSKTEVTGYKQADDSYRTQFEGDNTFQPVYATPKNIVFTSKNVDRANRETNLIFVLGKSEPLDEEEHEKLVKFTEKQNIPPENIRDVLATAVIVICG; encoded by the exons ATGGTAAAGTTTCTGCTTCTGGCTTTAGCATTTGGACTGGCTCATGCTCATGATAAG gttgATGGAGAATGGGTAACAGTTGCCATTGCTGCTAACAATGTTGACAAGATAGAACTGGAAAGACCTCTGAGACTCTACATTCGTGAACTTACTTGTAATGAGGAATGTAGTGAAATGGGAGTCAAATTTTATGTCAA TTCGAATGGTCAATGCTCAAAGACTGAAGTCACTGGGTATAAGCAAGCAGATGATTCCTACAGAACCCAAT TTGAAGGTGACAATACATTTCAACCTGTGTATGCAACACCAAAGAACATAGTCTTTACTAGTAAGAATGTGGATAGAGCCAACCGGGAGACAAACTTGATATTCGTTCTTG GAAAAAGTGAGCCTTTGGATGAAGAAGAACATGAAAAACTTGTGAAATTTACTGAGAAACAGAACATTCCACCAGAAAACATTCGAGATGTTCTGGCTACAG CTGTAATTGTGATTTGTGGTTGA